A stretch of DNA from Brevibacillus ruminantium:
TGTCCCCTCGCTCCAAATGCAAGCGCACCAAGGCAGAACCGAGTCCACCGGTAGCCCCGGTAACGACGACAACCTGTTGTTTTTGCATACTTACCCTTCTTTCTTGCTTCGGTTTAGGCAATTGTTGATGCTGGATATGGAAAGTATAAGCCGTTCACATGTGGTGAAGGATAGCCCCTAGGGGGTGAATCAACATGCCAGAAGTAAAGTGCAGCGTAGCCAACTGTGCGTACTGGGGCGAAGGAAACAACTGTAATGCCGACATGATTATGGTGGAAATCGACGCCCATGCAGGTGCAAACTTTAAAGAAGAGTTCGCCGGCGAGTACGGCTACGACTCTACCCACAAGGATCGGGCAGGCTCTTCCTCCCAGACCTGTTGTCACACCTTCAAACCAAAAAAGCAGTAAGGTAGTAAGGAAAAAGACGTATCCCGTTTGTGGTGATACGTCTTTTCCTTTCATGCTTCTATGCGTTCTTTATCGCAGAATATGCTTGATCGGCCACGATTTTACCAAAGTATCGACCTGCTCCCAGGAGTACACTCTGTGAACGAGCTCGGGAAGCGTCCCCTGGTTGTAGGGTGTATCGAAGAGCAGGATCGGAATTTCCAGGTCTTCTGATAACTGCAAGGCATTTTCCAATCGATCCTCAAGAAACAGGTCAACCCGCCATTTCCGTGCGGCAGCCAGCTTGTCGTGGGAACCGATCAGGTCCAGCTCATGATAAGGGATTTGGTAGCGGGAGAACCAGTTCAGGGTAACATCCCTGTGCCGGGCTTCCCTGGCGCTGATGTAGACGAGTCGATGCTGATGGTACCAATTCCGTAAAACCGCGTCGGCTGTTCCGTGCACCGGTGCTTCATCGTATAACCGCTCTCCATTTTTGTCCAGCCAATCGGCAAAAGCTTCCTCGGTTATATTGTAGACAGTCGCCAGATTGTACGCAAAACAGTCTTCGTATCGCAAATGTTTACCAAAGCTTTCGTTCATCAACGGCACGATACTGCTTGGTTCCGTGACCGTCCCGTCAATATCGATGCCAATTATTAGGGTTCTCTCTGGTTTCATCCTCTCGCCTCCAGTTTAAATTGTACACCGAAGGCAGAGAATAAGGCTACTTCCTTCACCATAATCCTTGTGCAAAGGGGCTGAGCATCCCATGGCGTACGACAAAGACGAACGTATGAATGCTGAGCAGAAGGAAGCAGACAACGGGCTCGCTGAAATGGTGGATCAGCGGGACACGGAGTTTGCTGCTGACAGTTGGATGGGGGCTGTATTCACCCCGGACACCAGCAAGACCAAACGAATCATCGACTACGATCCACAGACGCAGACAGAGCGCTACGAGGGAGAATCGACAGAGACCCCCTTTGGTAATCTGGCCGGAGCCGATGTGGAACGGGTACCCTCTCGTACAACGGCTGAACGTACGCGGGATTACGATGTAGAGAGTGCCGCAGAAATCGCGGAGCCTGTCCGTGGAGTCCGACGTTCCAACCAGACAGAGTCAGAGCCTGAAAATGGAGCAAGCGGCCTGGGAATGACAGGGCTTGGCCTGTCCATCCTGTCCCTCTTTTTGCTGCCGTACCTGATCGCTCCAGTCGGAATGATCCTGGGTTACATGGCGTTTCGTCGAAATGCCCGTACCCTTGGCACGTGGGCAATGATCGTAGGTGCTGTTGCGCTGATTGGCGCACTGGTGATCTACCCATACTACGTCGCCCGATAGTGCTCATCAGCCTCTCCTTTCAGGGGAGGCTTTTTTCATTTTAGGTCGTCTCCCGGTAAAAGGGTGAAACGAACGGAGCAAGAGCGGCAATCACTGCATCCCGGAAAACCTCTGCTCGCTGGATACGCCCGCCGGTAATCAAGCCATAAGCGCCTCCCCGGTGGTTGCTCCCTGTTGTGCCGCTCCATTCATCAATGACGGTCCGCAGTTCAACATCCTCGCGCTTGATCCGCTCAACTGCTTCATTCGGCATCGGAAACGCCAGGCCTTTTCCCAGGGACAACTGCGTCCCATCCCAGGCAGCGCACACGGAAACCAGGTACCATTGCTGGGTGAAGAGGTCGTCGTAAGCCAGACCGCCTTCGAGTCCGAGTCCAATGTAGCCTTCGCCGGCTTCCGTGAGGGCGGCCTTGGCCCGATTCACTGCACCGCGAATCGTCTCCTCTTCCGAGAGGGGTTGGTCGGAGATACCGGAGGGGACGGACATACAAAGAGGATCAGCCCCTGTTGCCAGCCGAACAGCTTTTACTTTTGCTTCATTTTTTGTGCCGAGAACATATTTGAGTGTGGAGAAATCCATCGCTATCCTCCTCGCTGTTGCATGCTAGGGGTAGTATACCACGACTGTCCAAGGTGATGTTCTGTGTTAAAATAATGGATAACAGAACGCCGAACACAGAGAGGAACCGACGATGAAATTCACCAAAATGCATGGGTTGGGAAATGATTATGTCTACGTCAACTGTTTTGAAGAGCGGCTGGAGGGCGTCAATCTGCCGGAGCTGGCGAGAAGAGTCAGTGATCGTCATTTTGGCATAGGCGGAGATGGATTAATTCTGATTATGCCGTCCGATTCAGCTGATTTCCGCATGAGAGTCTTCAATAATGATGGCAGCGAAGCAAAAAACTGCGGAAACGGACTGCGCTGTGTCAGTAAATACGTGGTGGATCATGGCTTGACGAAGAAAACCTCTTTTACGGTAGAGACGCTGGGGGGAATCGTCACTCCGGAAGTCAGCCTCGGTCCTGATGGAAAAGTGGATGTGGTGACGATAGACATGGGCGAGCCCCGATTCAAACGCTCTGCGATTCCAATGACGGGCGAGCCGGATGAGCAGGTGGTGGAGCATCCATTGACGGTGGAGGGGCGTACCTTTCCCCTGACGGCTGTCTCGATGGGCAACCCCCACGCCATATTGTTTGTGGAAAAGCTGGAGGAGGAAGATGTCACCGCTTACGGTCCTCACATCGAGCGGCATGAGTGGTTTCCCGAACGCACCAATGTGGAATTTATCCAGGTGTTAAACCGGCAGGAACTGCTGTTTCGTGTGTGGGAGAGAGGTTCGGGAGTGACGCTCGCCTGTGGAACCGGGGCTTGTGCGGCAGCGGTTGCGGCCTGCCTGAGCGGAAAGACGGAGAGAACCGTTACTGTCCATCTGGCAGGAGGTGACCTGCTGATCGAGTGGCGGGAAACAGACAATCACGTCTATATGACCGGGCCGGCCACGGAGGTCTTTCAGGGAGTGTATGCTGGAGAATTGCCTGTGGCCGACAGGAGGTAGGAAAAGGAAATGTAAATGTAAATCCGCCCTTTGGCCAGTTTGCCATGCCGGGGCGGATTTTTTGTTCGCTATTTGGAAAGTCCTGCGGCGATCTTGATGGCTGCCTGGTGATCGGGATCGATCAGATTATCC
This window harbors:
- the dapF gene encoding diaminopimelate epimerase, which produces MKFTKMHGLGNDYVYVNCFEERLEGVNLPELARRVSDRHFGIGGDGLILIMPSDSADFRMRVFNNDGSEAKNCGNGLRCVSKYVVDHGLTKKTSFTVETLGGIVTPEVSLGPDGKVDVVTIDMGEPRFKRSAIPMTGEPDEQVVEHPLTVEGRTFPLTAVSMGNPHAILFVEKLEEEDVTAYGPHIERHEWFPERTNVEFIQVLNRQELLFRVWERGSGVTLACGTGACAAAVAACLSGKTERTVTVHLAGGDLLIEWRETDNHVYMTGPATEVFQGVYAGELPVADRR
- a CDS encoding DUF84 family protein, yielding MDFSTLKYVLGTKNEAKVKAVRLATGADPLCMSVPSGISDQPLSEEETIRGAVNRAKAALTEAGEGYIGLGLEGGLAYDDLFTQQWYLVSVCAAWDGTQLSLGKGLAFPMPNEAVERIKREDVELRTVIDEWSGTTGSNHRGGAYGLITGGRIQRAEVFRDAVIAALAPFVSPFYRETT
- a CDS encoding DUF5353 domain-containing protein, translated to MAYDKDERMNAEQKEADNGLAEMVDQRDTEFAADSWMGAVFTPDTSKTKRIIDYDPQTQTERYEGESTETPFGNLAGADVERVPSRTTAERTRDYDVESAAEIAEPVRGVRRSNQTESEPENGASGLGMTGLGLSILSLFLLPYLIAPVGMILGYMAFRRNARTLGTWAMIVGAVALIGALVIYPYYVAR
- a CDS encoding 5' nucleotidase, NT5C type; the encoded protein is MKPERTLIIGIDIDGTVTEPSSIVPLMNESFGKHLRYEDCFAYNLATVYNITEEAFADWLDKNGERLYDEAPVHGTADAVLRNWYHQHRLVYISAREARHRDVTLNWFSRYQIPYHELDLIGSHDKLAAARKWRVDLFLEDRLENALQLSEDLEIPILLFDTPYNQGTLPELVHRVYSWEQVDTLVKSWPIKHILR
- a CDS encoding DUF1540 domain-containing protein, with amino-acid sequence MPEVKCSVANCAYWGEGNNCNADMIMVEIDAHAGANFKEEFAGEYGYDSTHKDRAGSSSQTCCHTFKPKKQ